A stretch of Lathyrus oleraceus cultivar Zhongwan6 chromosome 6, CAAS_Psat_ZW6_1.0, whole genome shotgun sequence DNA encodes these proteins:
- the LOC127098171 gene encoding uncharacterized protein LOC127098171 produces the protein MSTGNEDWRTNAETHNMSSEQVKAAGVDDSKRPPGSSHGSGRNVLHQRKSLPFNYSTMAVAGLLITGAVGYSVLYAKKKPEATAGDVARVSVGVADPEDTHPKK, from the coding sequence ATGAGTACTGGAAACGAAGATTGGAGAACAAATGCAGAAACACACAATATGAGTTCAGAACAAGTGAAAGCAGCAGGAGTGGATGATTCAAAGCGACCACCAGGTAGTAGCCATGGGTCTGGTAGAAACGTTCTTCACCAAAGGAAATCACTTCCTTTCAACTATTCAACAATGGCTGTAGCTGGCTTGCTTATTACAGGGGCTGTTGGATATTCGGTTTTGTATGCAAAGAAGAAACCAGAAGCTACTGCTGGTGATGTTGCTAGGGTTTCTGTTGGAGTTGCAGATCCTGAGGACACTCACCCTAAGAAATAG